In Necator americanus strain Aroian chromosome IV, whole genome shotgun sequence, the following proteins share a genomic window:
- a CDS encoding hypothetical protein (NECATOR_CHRIV.G17049.T2) — protein MCTLVGLPYIAVVAKELEQEKINQITSNGGKIMKVDVSLRNFHAKDQAEKNDGFFINQFGNAEYAEEFHESGGDNHETSNVFHEILQQLKKDEKQKKKIPDYFVHSAGTGGTISSVGRYTKRYNIPTRILLSDSEFSLFHDYVISNKFTNESGTKIWKAPGVAGIGYGYNVKPIIYGETTSLTRNVVDESMKMPDIASAAAMHVLRERGIGGGASTGLNFLVSLHKAYQLKDKKRPGRLTIVTIICDPGEFYESTYFNSTWIDKMFSEQGGMKGLDCWKNVINNSIDSGIDFLEVGLSTCPGGARVRRALYGWNK, from the exons ATGTGTACTTTGGTAGGATTACCGTACATAGCAGTA GTGGCCAAAGAACTTGAACaggagaaaataaatcaaataaccAGTAATGGAGGAAAAATCATGAAG GTGGATGTGTCGTTACGAAATTTCCACGCAAAAGATCAAGccgaaaaaaatgatggattCTTTATCAATCAGTTCGGAAATGCGGAATATGCGGAAGAGTTCCATGAGA GCGGCGGCGATAATCACGAGACTTCGAATGTCTTCCATGAAATTCTGcaacaactgaaaaaagacgagaaacagaagaagaagattccTGATTATTTTGTGCATAGCGCAGGAACAG GTGGTACAATCTCCTCAGTTGGGCGTTACACTAAACGCTATAATATTCCCACAAGGATTCTGCTATCAGACTCGGAATTTTCGCTATTCCATGATTATGTTATTTCAAACAA GTTTACTAATGAATCCGGTACGAAAATCTGGAAAGCGCCAGGTGTCGCAGGAATTGGTTACGGATACAACGTGAAACCGATCATTTATGGTGAAACTACCAG TTTAACTCGCAACGTCGTTGATGAATCAATGAAGATGCCCGATATCGCATCGGCGGCTGCAATGCACGTTCTCCGAGAACGAGGTATCGGAGGTGGTGCGTCAACTGGTTTGAACTTCCTCGTATCGTTGCACAAAGCGTATCAACTGAA AgataaaaaacgtcccggacgTTTAACAATCGTTACAATTATTTGTGATCCTGGAGAGTTTTATGAGAGCACTTACTTCAATTCGACTTGGATCGATAAAATGTTCTCTGAACaaggaggaatgaaaggtttAGATTGTTGGAAAAAT GTAATCAACAACTCGATCGATTCCGGAATCGATTTCCTCGAAGTCGGTCTCAGTACATGTCCTGGTGGTGCTCGAGTTAGACGTGCACTATACGGTTGGAATAAGTAA
- a CDS encoding hypothetical protein (NECATOR_CHRIV.G17050.T1) encodes MALFGSPQTVIFEADGGSAVYTLTNAGMTDLIYKIKSSNNKDYRFKNVYGFIDAGTKLGIEITRTKAPPKNDKFIVQYAPAPSGAKDPQAAWKNQNPLAEISVGLYALR; translated from the exons ATGGCTCTGTTCGGATCGCCGCAGACAGTGATATTTGAGGCGGATGGCGGAAGTGCGGTGTACACGCTAACTAATGCCGGAATGACCGATCTCATCTACAAGATCAAAAGCTCGAACAACAAGGATTATCGATTCAAAAACGTCTACGGTTTCATCGATGCAGGCACAAAGTTGGGTATTGAGATTACTCGGACG AAAGCGCCGCCGAAAAACGACAAATTTATTGTGCAATATGCACCTGCGCCAAGTGGTGCTAAAGATCCTCAAGCAGCTTGGAAAAATCAGAATCCACTAGCCGAAATTTCCGTTGGCTTGTACGCTCTTCGTTAA
- a CDS encoding hypothetical protein (NECATOR_CHRIV.G17049.T3) has protein sequence MCTLVGLPYIAVVAKELEQEKINQITSNGGKIMKVDVSLRNFHAKDQAEKNDGFFINQFGNAEYAEEFHESGGDNHETSNVFHEILQQLKKDEKQKKKIPDYFVHSAGTGGTISSVGRYTKRYNIPTRILLSDSEFSLFHDYVISNKFTNESGTKIWKAPGVAGIGYGYNVKPIIYGETTSLTRNVVDESMKMPDIASAAAMHVLRERGIGGGASTGLNFLVSLHKAYQLKDKKRPGRLTIVTIICDPGEFYESTYFNSTWIDKMFSEQGGMKGLDCWKNIFIKRSHRINPFVAILHLAKPYVCPELPIHAQNSRIVR, from the exons ATGTGTACTTTGGTAGGATTACCGTACATAGCAGTA GTGGCCAAAGAACTTGAACaggagaaaataaatcaaataaccAGTAATGGAGGAAAAATCATGAAG GTGGATGTGTCGTTACGAAATTTCCACGCAAAAGATCAAGccgaaaaaaatgatggattCTTTATCAATCAGTTCGGAAATGCGGAATATGCGGAAGAGTTCCATGAGA GCGGCGGCGATAATCACGAGACTTCGAATGTCTTCCATGAAATTCTGcaacaactgaaaaaagacgagaaacagaagaagaagattccTGATTATTTTGTGCATAGCGCAGGAACAG GTGGTACAATCTCCTCAGTTGGGCGTTACACTAAACGCTATAATATTCCCACAAGGATTCTGCTATCAGACTCGGAATTTTCGCTATTCCATGATTATGTTATTTCAAACAA GTTTACTAATGAATCCGGTACGAAAATCTGGAAAGCGCCAGGTGTCGCAGGAATTGGTTACGGATACAACGTGAAACCGATCATTTATGGTGAAACTACCAG TTTAACTCGCAACGTCGTTGATGAATCAATGAAGATGCCCGATATCGCATCGGCGGCTGCAATGCACGTTCTCCGAGAACGAGGTATCGGAGGTGGTGCGTCAACTGGTTTGAACTTCCTCGTATCGTTGCACAAAGCGTATCAACTGAA AgataaaaaacgtcccggacgTTTAACAATCGTTACAATTATTTGTGATCCTGGAGAGTTTTATGAGAGCACTTACTTCAATTCGACTTGGATCGATAAAATGTTCTCTGAACaaggaggaatgaaaggtttAGATTGTTGGAAAAAT ATCTTCATCAAGAGGtcgcacagaatcaatccattcgtcgctattttACACCTTGCGAAGCCTTACGTCTGTCCTGAACTACCTATCCACGCCCAAAATTCTCGAATTGTTCGATAA
- a CDS encoding hypothetical protein (NECATOR_CHRIV.G17049.T1), whose amino-acid sequence MGDASSVSSQVNSKSTLYDSTSGNTGASEAYMCTLVGLPYIAVVAKELEQEKINQITSNGGKIMKVDVSLRNFHAKDQAEKNDGFFINQFGNAEYAEEFHESGGDNHETSNVFHEILQQLKKDEKQKKKIPDYFVHSAGTGGTISSVGRYTKRYNIPTRILLSDSEFSLFHDYVISNKFTNESGTKIWKAPGVAGIGYGYNVKPIIYGETTSLTRNVVDESMKMPDIASAAAMHVLRERGIGGGASTGLNFLVSLHKAYQLKDKKRPGRLTIVTIICDPGEFYESTYFNSTWIDKMFSEQGGMKGLDCWKNVSIAKIHDDLFT is encoded by the exons ATGGGTGACGCGTCTTCTGTTTCCTCGCAG GTAAACAGTAAATCTACTCTGTACGATTCGACTTCCGGAAATACAGGAGCAAGCGAAGCGTACATGTGTACTTTGGTAGGATTACCGTACATAGCAGTA GTGGCCAAAGAACTTGAACaggagaaaataaatcaaataaccAGTAATGGAGGAAAAATCATGAAG GTGGATGTGTCGTTACGAAATTTCCACGCAAAAGATCAAGccgaaaaaaatgatggattCTTTATCAATCAGTTCGGAAATGCGGAATATGCGGAAGAGTTCCATGAGA GCGGCGGCGATAATCACGAGACTTCGAATGTCTTCCATGAAATTCTGcaacaactgaaaaaagacgagaaacagaagaagaagattccTGATTATTTTGTGCATAGCGCAGGAACAG GTGGTACAATCTCCTCAGTTGGGCGTTACACTAAACGCTATAATATTCCCACAAGGATTCTGCTATCAGACTCGGAATTTTCGCTATTCCATGATTATGTTATTTCAAACAA GTTTACTAATGAATCCGGTACGAAAATCTGGAAAGCGCCAGGTGTCGCAGGAATTGGTTACGGATACAACGTGAAACCGATCATTTATGGTGAAACTACCAG TTTAACTCGCAACGTCGTTGATGAATCAATGAAGATGCCCGATATCGCATCGGCGGCTGCAATGCACGTTCTCCGAGAACGAGGTATCGGAGGTGGTGCGTCAACTGGTTTGAACTTCCTCGTATCGTTGCACAAAGCGTATCAACTGAA AgataaaaaacgtcccggacgTTTAACAATCGTTACAATTATTTGTGATCCTGGAGAGTTTTATGAGAGCACTTACTTCAATTCGACTTGGATCGATAAAATGTTCTCTGAACaaggaggaatgaaaggtttAGATTGTTGGAAAAAT GTATCAATCGCAAAAATTCACGATGACTTATTCACTTGA
- a CDS encoding hypothetical protein (NECATOR_CHRIV.G17051.T1) encodes MPRRRRQQPVVCPVARRRRGFRNGQHRQGIYRLVEHLHDCAKKAESFKTTRKRLSLETLELIRQRGAARATGNQELTFKLARLCREAIKEDLKERRAEVLAESAETGKSIRYAYVETLPVARRG; translated from the exons ATGCCACGCAGGAGGCGTCAGCAGCCTGTTGTTTGTCCAGTTGCTCGTAGACGCCGAGG attccgcaatggacaacatcgacaagGAATATatcggcttgttgaacaccttcacgactgcgcgaagaaggctgagagtttcaaaaccaccaggaagcgcctgtctcttgaaactcttgagctgatacgccagcgtggagcagcacgagccacagggaaccaagaactcacgttcaagctcgcaaggctttgcagagaggcgataaaggaagaccttaaagagagaagagcagaagtgctggctgaatcTGCAGAGACAGGGAagagcatccgctatgcctaTGTCGAGACTTTGCcggtcgcaagacgaggatga
- a CDS encoding hypothetical protein (NECATOR_CHRIV.G17052.T1), with translation MIALRNPKGTAIASRRRMEKIIYDFYSDLFDSHVHLPPHHLREDGQVIPEVLLSEIRHVIMSVRNRTAPDPDRIRPEHLKSLPPVLINTPALYTLSVGMQGS, from the coding sequence atgattgctctccggaacccaaagggaacagccattgcatcgagaaggaggatggagaaaatcatctacgacttctactctgatctcttcgacagccatgtccacttgcctcctcaccatctgagggaagacggacaagtcattccagaggttctcctgtccgaaatacgacatgttatcatgtcggtaagaaatcgtacggcacccgatcccgacagaataagaccagaacacctgaagagccttccgccagtactcatcaacaccccggctctttacacgttatctgtcggaatgcaaggttcctaa
- a CDS encoding hypothetical protein (NECATOR_CHRIV.G17052.T3) encodes MEKIIYDFYSDLFDSHVHLPPHHLREDGQVIPEVLLSEIRHVIMSVRNRTAPDPDRIRPEHLKSLPPVLINTPALYTLSVGMQGQPCEQAGFRKGFSTIDHIHTVSKLIEVSREYKMPLCLTFIDLKKAFDSVETEAVVEALDNQGVPTQYIKVLRELYTNFTTGILPFYKNIIIDVKKGVRQGDTISSKIVTATLENAVRKLEWDDMGVKVDGRQLHHLRFADDIVLITPSISQAERMLTEFDETCGCIGLQLNLKKMMFMRNEWVSDAPFTLNGTNISECTSYVYLGRVLNMMNDLTPELGRRRRAAWGAYKSIEDVVKKTRNTRLRAHLFNTTVLPALTYASETWAFRTQEENAVSVIERAIERVMLGVSRFTQVRDGIRSSLLHQRSKIRDAAAFAKESKIRWAGHVMRFDDNRWTRAVSDWVPRDISRTTGRPPSRWSDFFTKSLKKNMMLFVSHAKGGTTGLLWHAIGTNGRITGARSTSSKINGSQGDQGEYNVHHLHQRRMSGNEFARKGSLTFSIIMTVIGMGLSIAAILTPSWQVVNLREYNSIHEHGLWLDCTRHSRDGNHILQRYATVTEPLHCVYKFDYDKYSGTFDLEDDNSPVGEVNRHKFYGWHTATLVLLGLALLTSFLSICLGMCSCCYGSLSLVFTATALLTTFLSAVAEGIFFFYSHRADNRFIKGIVGTYEQRVGLAFFLQMGAAFFHFVAFLVAMISTYFSFSRSKDAQDHYSIQRSSRTNVTNIGRSMEFDAPLMYQPQTPQPTTRPPYSKQEEYERHVAESMPELGMTRGAFPSAEFFPTRVRRKSETCV; translated from the exons atggagaaaatcatctacgacttctactctgatctcttcgacagccatgtccacttgcctcctcaccatctgagggaagacggacaagtcattccagaggttctcctgtccgaaatacgacatgttatcatgtcggtaagaaatcgtacggcacccgatcccgacagaataagaccagaacacctgaagagccttccgccagtactcatcaacaccccggctctttacacgttatctgtcggaatgcaag gacagccatgcgagcaagcagggtttcgaaaaggattcagcacgattgaccacattcacaccgtttcgaaactcatcgaggtatcacgagagtacaagatgccgctctgtctcaccttcatcgacttaaagaaggccttcgactcagttgagacggaagcggtcgtggaagccttggacaaccaaggcgtccctactcagtacataaaggtacttcgagagttgtacactAACTTCACCACCGGAATtttgccattctacaagaacatcatcattgacgtgaagaagggggtacgacagggtgatacaatttcatcCAAAATAGTCAcggccaccctcgagaacgcagtgcgaaagttggaatgggacgacatgggagtgaaggttgatggtcggcagctacaccatttgcgctttgctgatgacatcgtactgataacacctagcatcagccaagcggaacgaatgctgaccgaattcgacgaaacatgtggatgcatcggtcttcagctgaatctaaaAAAGATGATGTTTATGCGGAACgaatgggtctcggatgccccattcacgctcaacggaacgaacatatccgaatgcaccagctacgtttatctgggtcgggtactgaacatgatgaacgacctgacccccgagctgggcaggaggagacgagcggcttggggagcgtacaagagcatcgaggatgtagtgaagaagaccaggaacacccggctccgtgctcacctcttcaacaccaccgtacttcctgctttgacctatgcttcggaaacctgggcatttcgcacgcaggaagaaaacgcggtgagcgtcattgaacgcgcaattgagagagtgatgctaggagtatcccgtttcacgcaagtgagggacgggattcgaagttctctcctacatcagcgatcgaagattagagacgccgccgcgtttgccaaggaaagtaaaataaggtgggccggacacgtgatgcgctttgatgacaaccgttggaccagagccgtgagcgactgggttccccgcgatattagtcgcactacaggaagaccgccgagccgatggtcagatttcttcacgaagtccttaaagaaaaatatgatgctcttcgtgtcccacgcgaaaggaggaaccactgggctactctggcacgcgatcgggacaaatggaagaattactggcgcccgctcgaccagttcgaagatcaacgggagtcaaggtgatcaaggtgaataCAATGTACATCACCTTCACCAA AGACGCATGTCTGGCAATGAATTCGCCCGTAAAGGTTCACTTACCTTTTCTATTATAATGACAGTAATTGGAATGGGATTGAGTATTGCAGCGATATTGACACCCAGTTGGCAG GTCGTAAATCTTCGCGAATACAACTCAATCCACGAACACGGGTTATGGTTAGACTGTACACGACATAGTCGCGATGGGAATCATATTCTGCAAAG ATATGCCACAGTAACTGAACCTTTACACTGTGTGTACAAGTTCGACTACGACAAATATTCGGGCACCTTCGACCTCGAAGACGACAATAGCCCAGTAGGCGAAGTGAATCGGCATAAATTCTACG GTTGGCACACGGCTACGCTGGTTCTGTTGGGACTGGCGTTGTTGACGTCGTTTCTTTCGATATGTCTTGGAATGTGTTCTTGCTGCTATGGTTCACTCAGCTTGGTCTTTACAGCTACTGCACTCTTGACTA CATTCCTCTCTGCGGTTGCTGAgggcatatttttcttctattctcaCCGTGCTGACAACCGTTTTATAAAAGGCATAGTCGGCACTTATGAG caACGAGTCGGtcttgcttttttccttcaaatggGAGCTGCATTCTTCCATTTTGTGGCTTTCCTTGTAGCAATGATCTCTAcctatttctccttttcccgCTCTAAAGATGCTCAGGATCATTACAGTATTCAACGTAGTTCTAGAACGAACGTCACGAATATAGGAAG atcaatGGAGTTTGATGCACCTTTAATGTATCAGCCGCAAACTCCTCAACCAACCACACGACCACCGTACTCAAAACAAGAGGAGTACGAGAGACATGTTGCTGAAAGTATGCCCGAATTGGGAATGACCAG
- a CDS encoding hypothetical protein (NECATOR_CHRIV.G17053.T1) has translation MPLCLTFIDLKKAFDSVETEAVVEALDNQGVPTQYIKVLRELYTNFTTGILPFYKNIIIDVKKGVRQGDTISSKIVTATLENAVRKLEWDDMGVKVDGRQLHHLRFADDIVLITPSISQAERMLTEFDETCGCIGLQLNLKKMMFMRNEWVSDAPFTLNGTNISECTSYVYLGRVLNMMNDLTPELGRRRRAAWGAYKSIEDVVKKTRNTRLRAHLFNTTVLPALTYASETWAFRTQEENAVSVIERAIERVMLGVSRFTQVRDGIRSSLLHQRSKIRDAAAFAKESKIRWAGHVMRFDDNRWTRAVSDWVPRDISRTTGRPPSRWSDFFTKSLKKNMMLFVSHAKGGTTGLLWHAIGTNGRITGARSTSSKINGSQGDQGEYNVHHLHQVFICLINPSSK, from the coding sequence atgccgctctgtctcaccttcatcgacttaaagaaggccttcgactcagttgagacggaagcggtcgtggaagccttggacaaccaaggcgtccctactcagtacataaaggtacttcgagagttgtacactAACTTCACCACCGGAATtttgccattctacaagaacatcatcattgacgtgaagaagggggtacgacagggtgatacaatttcatcCAAAATAGTCAcggccaccctcgagaacgcagtgcgaaagttggaatgggacgacatgggagtgaaggttgatggtcggcagctacaccatttgcgctttgctgatgacatcgtactgataacacctagcatcagccaagcggaacgaatgctgaccgaattcgacgaaacatgtggatgcatcggtcttcagctgaatctaaaAAAGATGATGTTTATGCGGAACgaatgggtctcggatgccccattcacgctcaacggaacgaacatatccgaatgcaccagctacgtttatctgggtcgggtactgaacatgatgaacgacctgacccccgagctgggcaggaggagacgagcggcttggggagcgtacaagagcatcgaggatgtagtgaagaagaccaggaacacccggctccgtgctcacctcttcaacaccaccgtacttcctgctttgacctatgcttcggaaacctgggcatttcgcacgcaggaagaaaacgcggtgagcgtcattgaacgcgcaattgagagagtgatgctaggagtatcccgtttcacgcaagtgagggacgggattcgaagttctctcctacatcagcgatcgaagattagagacgccgccgcgtttgccaaggaaagtaaaataaggtgggccggacacgtgatgcgctttgatgacaaccgttggaccagagccgtgagcgactgggttccccgcgatattagtcgcactacaggaagaccgccgagccgatggtcagatttcttcacgaagtccttaaagaaaaatatgatgctcttcgtgtcccacgcgaaaggaggaaccactgggctactctggcacgcgatcgggacaaatggaagaattactggcgcccgctcgaccagttcgaagatcaacgggagtcaaggtgatcaaggtgaataCAATGTACATCACCTTCACCAAGTATTTATTTGCCTCATTAATCCGTCAAGTAAATAA
- a CDS encoding hypothetical protein (NECATOR_CHRIV.G17052.T2) codes for MSGNEFARKGSLTFSIIMTVIGMGLSIAAILTPSWQVVNLREYNSIHEHGLWLDCTRHSRDGNHILQRYATVTEPLHCVYKFDYDKYSGTFDLEDDNSPVGEVNRHKFYGWHTATLVLLGLALLTSFLSICLGMCSCCYGSLSLVFTATALLTTFLSAVAEGIFFFYSHRADNRFIKGIVGTYEQRVGLAFFLQMGAAFFHFVAFLVAMISTYFSFSRSKDAQDHYSIQRSSRTNVTNIGRSMEFDAPLMYQPQTPQPTTRPPYSKQEEYERHVAESMPELGMTRGAFPSAEFFPTRVRRKSETCV; via the exons ATGTCTGGCAATGAATTCGCCCGTAAAGGTTCACTTACCTTTTCTATTATAATGACAGTAATTGGAATGGGATTGAGTATTGCAGCGATATTGACACCCAGTTGGCAG GTCGTAAATCTTCGCGAATACAACTCAATCCACGAACACGGGTTATGGTTAGACTGTACACGACATAGTCGCGATGGGAATCATATTCTGCAAAG ATATGCCACAGTAACTGAACCTTTACACTGTGTGTACAAGTTCGACTACGACAAATATTCGGGCACCTTCGACCTCGAAGACGACAATAGCCCAGTAGGCGAAGTGAATCGGCATAAATTCTACG GTTGGCACACGGCTACGCTGGTTCTGTTGGGACTGGCGTTGTTGACGTCGTTTCTTTCGATATGTCTTGGAATGTGTTCTTGCTGCTATGGTTCACTCAGCTTGGTCTTTACAGCTACTGCACTCTTGACTA CATTCCTCTCTGCGGTTGCTGAgggcatatttttcttctattctcaCCGTGCTGACAACCGTTTTATAAAAGGCATAGTCGGCACTTATGAG caACGAGTCGGtcttgcttttttccttcaaatggGAGCTGCATTCTTCCATTTTGTGGCTTTCCTTGTAGCAATGATCTCTAcctatttctccttttcccgCTCTAAAGATGCTCAGGATCATTACAGTATTCAACGTAGTTCTAGAACGAACGTCACGAATATAGGAAG atcaatGGAGTTTGATGCACCTTTAATGTATCAGCCGCAAACTCCTCAACCAACCACACGACCACCGTACTCAAAACAAGAGGAGTACGAGAGACATGTTGCTGAAAGTATGCCCGAATTGGGAATGACCAG